A window of Candidatus Bathyarchaeota archaeon contains these coding sequences:
- a CDS encoding HypC/HybG/HupF family hydrogenase formation chaperone → MCLAIPAHIMSVDGSKAKVDFGQGVLREVNLSLVDAKVGDYVLVHAGYAIQVLEEQEALETLKLWRDLLESTGEAPQQ, encoded by the coding sequence ATGTGTTTAGCTATTCCCGCTCACATAATGAGCGTTGATGGAAGCAAAGCAAAAGTGGATTTTGGACAGGGCGTTTTGCGAGAAGTCAACCTATCCCTTGTTGATGCGAAAGTTGGTGATTACGTGCTTGTTCATGCTGGCTATGCGATTCAGGTGCTTGAGGAGCAGGAAGCTCTTGAGACCCTAAAGCTTTGGAGAGACCTTTTAGAATCTACTGGAGAAGCACCACAACAATAA
- the hypD gene encoding hydrogenase formation protein HypD, protein MAENLRFRDPQLAQTIAQKIKALAPKTKTPKLKICHVCGTHEWTITHFGLRSLLPANIEVIAGPGCPVCIVPAAEIDEAVQLAQQGKVITCFGDVLRVPGSQMSLLEAKAQGADVRIVYAVSDAIEMARREPDKEFVFSAVGFETTAPATAVEALGGLPHNFSFLVSHRLIPPAMELLLGVEGLEIGGFIAPGHVSAIIGLAPYERFPKEYGMPTVVAGFEPLDVLMAVYMITKQHVEGKPKLENEYPRVVKPEGNPKALALMEKAFKVTAGNWRGIGRLENSAYQLREFLKEFDAREKFNIHIEQGKDSQTGCQCHRVIIGKIQPNQCPLFLKSCTPANPVGACMVSSEGTCRVWAKNAATQS, encoded by the coding sequence ATGGCTGAGAACCTACGCTTCCGGGACCCGCAGCTTGCACAAACCATAGCCCAAAAAATCAAAGCACTCGCACCGAAAACAAAAACTCCTAAACTTAAAATTTGCCACGTCTGCGGAACCCACGAATGGACCATAACCCACTTCGGACTACGCAGCCTACTCCCCGCAAACATTGAAGTTATTGCTGGACCAGGATGCCCGGTCTGCATAGTGCCTGCCGCAGAAATTGACGAAGCCGTCCAACTTGCACAGCAAGGCAAAGTCATCACCTGCTTCGGGGACGTGTTACGCGTGCCAGGAAGCCAAATGTCACTTTTGGAAGCTAAAGCGCAGGGCGCGGACGTGCGTATCGTGTATGCGGTTTCTGACGCTATTGAAATGGCGCGGCGTGAACCTGACAAAGAGTTTGTTTTTTCTGCGGTCGGTTTTGAAACCACAGCTCCTGCCACAGCAGTTGAAGCTCTTGGCGGTTTGCCTCACAATTTCAGTTTTCTGGTGTCACATCGCCTTATTCCGCCTGCGATGGAGCTGCTTTTGGGTGTGGAGGGTTTAGAAATCGGCGGATTTATTGCCCCTGGGCATGTTAGCGCAATCATTGGGCTTGCTCCGTATGAGCGGTTCCCTAAGGAGTATGGTATGCCTACGGTGGTTGCAGGGTTTGAGCCGCTGGATGTTTTGATGGCGGTTTACATGATAACCAAACAGCATGTAGAGGGCAAGCCTAAACTGGAAAATGAGTACCCGCGTGTGGTAAAGCCCGAAGGCAATCCCAAGGCTTTAGCGTTGATGGAAAAGGCGTTTAAGGTGACTGCAGGAAACTGGCGCGGCATCGGCAGACTGGAAAATTCCGCCTATCAACTGCGCGAGTTTCTAAAGGAGTTTGATGCTCGAGAAAAATTTAACATTCACATAGAACAGGGCAAAGACAGCCAAACAGGATGCCAATGCCACCGCGTAATCATCGGAAAAATACAGCCCAACCAATGCCCCCTATTTCTCAAATCATGCACTCCAGCAAACCCCGTTGGAGCCTGCATGGTTAGCAGCGAGGGAACCTGCCGTGTCTGGGCAAAAAATGCTGCTACCCAGAGTTAG
- the hypE gene encoding hydrogenase expression/formation protein HypE, protein MSKSDKITMLHGAGGTVMHDLVKNYVVKAFGGLDNDAEVPLEAMDDAAVVGDIVLKSDSHAVKPIFFPGGDIGRLAISGTVNDISCMGAQPYALACGFVLEEGLSLVDLEKILESMRQTCIEAGVSIVTGDTKVVEKGSLGGLVMNLSGIGRRTPALESNMQTVKKYRNLTSRWTIDSNLAEGDKIIILGTIGDHGLAVLSAQQGLSFGSEIKSDVKPLNKMVQRLLGEVGGVVSIKDATRGGLADALNEWAEKSKIGILVQEDKIPIREDVQTACEMLGLDPMEVGNEGKMIIGVVPEKAQEALEFLKSTPEGKDAQIIGEATKEFRGVAMQTQVGGKRIIARPVGDPIPRIC, encoded by the coding sequence ATGAGCAAATCTGATAAAATAACCATGTTGCATGGCGCAGGCGGCACAGTCATGCATGATTTGGTTAAAAACTATGTTGTGAAGGCGTTTGGCGGCTTAGACAATGATGCAGAAGTGCCTCTTGAAGCCATGGATGACGCCGCAGTCGTCGGAGATATTGTTTTGAAAAGTGACTCCCACGCGGTTAAACCCATATTTTTCCCCGGCGGTGATATCGGGCGTTTGGCAATTTCAGGCACAGTTAATGATATTTCCTGTATGGGCGCGCAGCCTTACGCACTCGCGTGTGGATTTGTGCTGGAAGAAGGCTTATCTCTTGTGGATTTGGAGAAGATTTTGGAGAGCATGCGGCAAACCTGTATTGAGGCGGGCGTAAGCATAGTAACTGGCGATACCAAGGTTGTTGAAAAGGGCAGTTTAGGCGGGCTGGTTATGAACCTTTCAGGAATCGGCAGACGAACCCCCGCTCTTGAGAGCAACATGCAAACCGTCAAAAAATATCGCAACCTAACCTCACGCTGGACAATAGACAGCAACCTTGCAGAAGGCGACAAAATCATAATTTTAGGCACCATCGGCGACCACGGCTTAGCCGTGCTTTCTGCTCAGCAAGGCTTATCCTTTGGCAGCGAAATAAAATCTGATGTAAAACCACTCAACAAAATGGTTCAACGTTTGCTTGGTGAAGTCGGCGGGGTTGTCAGCATAAAAGATGCAACACGGGGCGGCTTAGCTGACGCACTCAATGAGTGGGCAGAAAAATCCAAAATTGGCATACTTGTTCAGGAAGACAAAATCCCCATCCGAGAGGACGTGCAAACAGCCTGCGAAATGCTGGGGCTTGACCCCATGGAAGTGGGCAATGAGGGAAAAATGATAATTGGCGTCGTCCCCGAAAAAGCCCAAGAAGCCCTTGAGTTCCTAAAAAGCACTCCAGAAGGCAAAGACGCCCAAATAATAGGAGAAGCAACCAAGGAATTCCGTGGCGTAGCAATGCAAACGCAGGTGGGCGGCAAAAGAATCATAGCGCGACCAGTCGGCGACCCCATCCCAAGAATCTGCTAA